In Vigna radiata var. radiata cultivar VC1973A chromosome 3, Vradiata_ver6, whole genome shotgun sequence, the following proteins share a genomic window:
- the LOC106757327 gene encoding chaperone protein dnaJ 6, which produces MAKKKVRVSDDEEMKGQGDETSLYQVLGVERTASQQEIKKAYYKLALRLHPDKNPGDEEAKEKFQQLQKVISILGDEEKRTLYDQTGCVDDDDLAGDVVQNLQEFFRTMYKKVTEADIKEFETNYKGSDSEKNDLMDLYKKCKGNMNRLFCSMLCSDPKFDSHRFKDILDEAIAAGELKATKAYQKWAKGVSETKPPPNPLRREKSNKQSETDLYAMIAQRRNERKGQFDSMFSSLVSKYGGGDMPEPSEEEFEATRRKLETGRSSKKSKQSKRN; this is translated from the exons ATGGCGAAGAAGAAAGTTAGGGTTTCTGACGACGAGGAAATGAAAGGGCAGGGAGATGAAACCAGCCTATACCAG GTTCTTGGCGTGGAGAGAACTGCTTCTCAGCAGGAAATAAAGAAGGCTTACTACAAGTTGGCGTTGAGGCTTCATCCTGATAAGAACCCTGGTGATGAG GAAGCTAAAGAGAAATTCCAGCAACTGCAAAAGGTGATATCGATTCTTGGGGATGAAGAGAAGAGGACACTATATGATCAGACTGGATGTGTTGACGATGAT GACCTTGCTGGAGATGTTGTTCAGAATCTTCAAGAGTTCTTCAGAACAATGTACAAGAAG GTCACGGAAGCTGATATTAAGGAGTTCGAAACAAACTATAAGGGATCTGACTCGGAAAAAAATGATTTGATGGATTTGTACAAGAAGTGCAAGGGTAACATGAATAG GCTTTTTTGTTCAATGCTTTGTTCAGATCCTAAATTTGATTCACACCGATTCAAGGATATTCTCGATGAGGCTATAGCTGCTG GAGAATTGAAGGCAACAAAAGCCTACCAGAAATGGGCTAAGGGAGTATCTGAAACCAAACCGCCTCCAAATCCTTTGAGGAGGGAAAA GTCTAATAAGCAGTCAGAAACAGATCTGTATGCAATGATAGCACAACGCCGAAATGAGAGGAAAGGCCAGTTTGATTCAATGTTCTCATCTCTAGTTTCAAAATATGGTGGAGGTGATATGCCGGAACCCTCTGAAGAGGAGTTTGAAGCTACACGGCGAAAGCTAGAGACTGGTAGATCCTCTAAAAAGTCAAAACAATCCAagcgaaattaa
- the LOC106757823 gene encoding serine/threonine-protein kinase Nek6 isoform X1, with protein METENGDTKSRKMEDYEVIEQIGRGAFGSAFLVLHKSEKKRYVLKKIRLAKQTEKFKRTAHQEMNLIAKLNNPYIVEYKDAWVEKEDHICIITGYCEGGDMADNIKKARGSFFPEEKVCKWLTQLLIAVDYLHSNRVIHRDLKCSNIFLTKDNNIRLGDFGLAKRLNAEDLTSSVVGTPNYMCPELLADIPYGYKSDMWSLGCCMFEIAGHQPAFRAPDMAGLINKINRSCISPLPIVYSSTLKQLIKSMLRKNPEHRPTAAELLRHPLLQPYVLRCHNASSNILPVYPIVNSKDKTRRSNKSSGGKDHKDKEASLVNRLERIHPIEGNGDILVSNLPNDAVTISTSAEDNIETRMVDLTSYIVESSTSISGSKDGSTTSESTICSVCKEDFKGRPARETNDNEICLKNSQESLHEEQIFAAKHFHKLEDGIKAVTPEVEDGSCNEGLDNAEAPREDSSLDISGKSTMSSAGSSSTDKDKSINEEKPSLTVNPITVEHDTESRNHLNVFTEGSHMNGLTSDCNDALLVKDDDTANRPIPSTHKDDKMVEGDQTSGVSLSVITEVVGDETNLLDSPCQQRADALESLLELCAQLLKQDKLEELAGVLRPFGKEAVSSRETAIWLAKSLISAQKFNPQT; from the exons ATGGAGACAGAGAACGGGGACACCAAGTCCAGAAAGATGGAAGACTATGAAGTCATAGAGCAAATTGGAAGAGGGGCTTTTGGCTCTGCCTTCCTCGTTCTTCACAAGTCCGAGAAAAAGAG GTATGTGCTGAAAAAGATTCGGTTGGCCAAACAGACAGAGAAGTTCAAACGTACTGCACACCAAGAG ATGAACCTGATTGCAAAACTGAATAACCCATACATTGTGGAGTACAAAGATGCTTGGGTGGAGAAG gaGGACCATATATGCATTATAACAGGCTATTGTGAAGGAGGTGACAT GGCAGATAACATAAAGAAAGCTCGAGGGTCATTTTTTCCAGAGGAG AAAGTCTGCAAATGGCTGACTCAGTTGTTGATAGCTGTTGACTACTTGCACTCTAATCGTGTAATCCATAGAGATCTTAAG TGTTCCAACATATTCCTCACTAAAGACAACAACATTCGGCTTG GTGACTTTGGTCTTGCAAAGCGACTTAATGCAGAAGACCTTACTTCCTCG GTTGTTGGAACTCCAAATTACATGTGTCCTGAGCTCCTCGCTGATATACCTTATGGCTATAAATCAGATATGTGGTCTCTTG GTTGCTGCATGTTTGAGATTGCTGGACATCAACCTGCATTTCGTGCTCCA GACATGGCTGGacttatcaataaaataaacagaTCCTGCATTTCTCCACTGCCAATTGTTTATTCTTCCACACT GAAACAACTTATCAAGAGCATGCTTCGAAAAAATCCAGAACATAGGCCAACC GCGGCTGAATTGTTAAGGCATCCACTTTTACAACCTTATGTTCTTCGTTGTCATAATGCATCCTCTAATATTCTTCCAGTATATCCCATAGTTAATTCAAAGGATAAAACAAGAAGATCTAATAAATCTAGTGGTGGCAAGGACCATAAGGACAAAGAAGCAAGCTTAGTAAATCGTTTGGAACGGATTCATCCAATTGAGGGAAATGGAGATATACTCGTAAGCAATCTTCCAAATGATGCTGTTACCATCTCAACCAGTGCAGAAGACAATATTGAGACCAGGATGGTTGATCTTACCAGCTACATAGTAGAATCTTCTACTAGTATTAGCGGCTCAAAAGATGGGTCAACAACCTCTGAATCAACTATTTGCAGTGTGTGCAAGGAGGACTTTAAAGGTAGACCTGCAAGGGAAACGAATGACAACGAAATCTGTTTAAAGAATTCACAAGAATCACTGCATGAGGAACAGATATTTGCTGCTaaacattttcataaattaGAAGATGGCATTAAAGCAGTGACCCCAGAAGTTGAAGACGGTTCTTGCAATGAAGGTTTGGACAATGCTGAAGCACCAAGGGAAGATTCGAGCCTTGACATCTCTGGTAAATCAACAATGTCCAGTGCAGGAAGTAGCAGCACTGATAAAGATAAGTCCATCAACGAGGAAAAGCCATCACTAACTGTGAATCCTATTACAGTCGAACATGATACCGAATCTAGAAACCACTTGAATGTATTTACAGAAGGCTCACATATGAACGGCTTGACATCTGATTGTAATGATGCACTTCTAGTTAAGGATGATGACACAGCTAACAGACCCATTCCCTCCACGCATAAAGATGATAAAATGGTGGAGGGTGATCAGACAAGTGGCGTTTCATTGAGTGTAATAACAGAAGTGGTCGGTGACGAGACAAATCTGTTGGATAGTCCCTGCCAACAAAGAGCTGATGCTCTGGAATCTCTGCTCGAATTATGTGCTCAGCTACTCAAGCAAGATAAACTTGAAGAGCTTGCTGGGGTTCTGAGACCATTTGGAAAAGAAGCTGTATCATCAAGAGAAACAGCAATATGGCTGGCAAAAAGCCTCATTTCTGCCCAAAAATTTAATCCTCAGACCTAG
- the LOC106757823 gene encoding serine/threonine-protein kinase Nek6 isoform X2, whose amino-acid sequence MEDYEVIEQIGRGAFGSAFLVLHKSEKKRYVLKKIRLAKQTEKFKRTAHQEMNLIAKLNNPYIVEYKDAWVEKEDHICIITGYCEGGDMADNIKKARGSFFPEEKVCKWLTQLLIAVDYLHSNRVIHRDLKCSNIFLTKDNNIRLGDFGLAKRLNAEDLTSSVVGTPNYMCPELLADIPYGYKSDMWSLGCCMFEIAGHQPAFRAPDMAGLINKINRSCISPLPIVYSSTLKQLIKSMLRKNPEHRPTAAELLRHPLLQPYVLRCHNASSNILPVYPIVNSKDKTRRSNKSSGGKDHKDKEASLVNRLERIHPIEGNGDILVSNLPNDAVTISTSAEDNIETRMVDLTSYIVESSTSISGSKDGSTTSESTICSVCKEDFKGRPARETNDNEICLKNSQESLHEEQIFAAKHFHKLEDGIKAVTPEVEDGSCNEGLDNAEAPREDSSLDISGKSTMSSAGSSSTDKDKSINEEKPSLTVNPITVEHDTESRNHLNVFTEGSHMNGLTSDCNDALLVKDDDTANRPIPSTHKDDKMVEGDQTSGVSLSVITEVVGDETNLLDSPCQQRADALESLLELCAQLLKQDKLEELAGVLRPFGKEAVSSRETAIWLAKSLISAQKFNPQT is encoded by the exons ATGGAAGACTATGAAGTCATAGAGCAAATTGGAAGAGGGGCTTTTGGCTCTGCCTTCCTCGTTCTTCACAAGTCCGAGAAAAAGAG GTATGTGCTGAAAAAGATTCGGTTGGCCAAACAGACAGAGAAGTTCAAACGTACTGCACACCAAGAG ATGAACCTGATTGCAAAACTGAATAACCCATACATTGTGGAGTACAAAGATGCTTGGGTGGAGAAG gaGGACCATATATGCATTATAACAGGCTATTGTGAAGGAGGTGACAT GGCAGATAACATAAAGAAAGCTCGAGGGTCATTTTTTCCAGAGGAG AAAGTCTGCAAATGGCTGACTCAGTTGTTGATAGCTGTTGACTACTTGCACTCTAATCGTGTAATCCATAGAGATCTTAAG TGTTCCAACATATTCCTCACTAAAGACAACAACATTCGGCTTG GTGACTTTGGTCTTGCAAAGCGACTTAATGCAGAAGACCTTACTTCCTCG GTTGTTGGAACTCCAAATTACATGTGTCCTGAGCTCCTCGCTGATATACCTTATGGCTATAAATCAGATATGTGGTCTCTTG GTTGCTGCATGTTTGAGATTGCTGGACATCAACCTGCATTTCGTGCTCCA GACATGGCTGGacttatcaataaaataaacagaTCCTGCATTTCTCCACTGCCAATTGTTTATTCTTCCACACT GAAACAACTTATCAAGAGCATGCTTCGAAAAAATCCAGAACATAGGCCAACC GCGGCTGAATTGTTAAGGCATCCACTTTTACAACCTTATGTTCTTCGTTGTCATAATGCATCCTCTAATATTCTTCCAGTATATCCCATAGTTAATTCAAAGGATAAAACAAGAAGATCTAATAAATCTAGTGGTGGCAAGGACCATAAGGACAAAGAAGCAAGCTTAGTAAATCGTTTGGAACGGATTCATCCAATTGAGGGAAATGGAGATATACTCGTAAGCAATCTTCCAAATGATGCTGTTACCATCTCAACCAGTGCAGAAGACAATATTGAGACCAGGATGGTTGATCTTACCAGCTACATAGTAGAATCTTCTACTAGTATTAGCGGCTCAAAAGATGGGTCAACAACCTCTGAATCAACTATTTGCAGTGTGTGCAAGGAGGACTTTAAAGGTAGACCTGCAAGGGAAACGAATGACAACGAAATCTGTTTAAAGAATTCACAAGAATCACTGCATGAGGAACAGATATTTGCTGCTaaacattttcataaattaGAAGATGGCATTAAAGCAGTGACCCCAGAAGTTGAAGACGGTTCTTGCAATGAAGGTTTGGACAATGCTGAAGCACCAAGGGAAGATTCGAGCCTTGACATCTCTGGTAAATCAACAATGTCCAGTGCAGGAAGTAGCAGCACTGATAAAGATAAGTCCATCAACGAGGAAAAGCCATCACTAACTGTGAATCCTATTACAGTCGAACATGATACCGAATCTAGAAACCACTTGAATGTATTTACAGAAGGCTCACATATGAACGGCTTGACATCTGATTGTAATGATGCACTTCTAGTTAAGGATGATGACACAGCTAACAGACCCATTCCCTCCACGCATAAAGATGATAAAATGGTGGAGGGTGATCAGACAAGTGGCGTTTCATTGAGTGTAATAACAGAAGTGGTCGGTGACGAGACAAATCTGTTGGATAGTCCCTGCCAACAAAGAGCTGATGCTCTGGAATCTCTGCTCGAATTATGTGCTCAGCTACTCAAGCAAGATAAACTTGAAGAGCTTGCTGGGGTTCTGAGACCATTTGGAAAAGAAGCTGTATCATCAAGAGAAACAGCAATATGGCTGGCAAAAAGCCTCATTTCTGCCCAAAAATTTAATCCTCAGACCTAG